The Biomphalaria glabrata chromosome 17, xgBioGlab47.1, whole genome shotgun sequence genome segment ttagactaggaagtaaactatctaaactgtgaaggaacatccgaaacatgtaaaacattttacaaacattttacaaacactaaatagcagggtcggacttaagcattgtggggccctattcgaaactgatttcgcggggccaagtttgggtagggaagcggacaataagtgaaatttaagagtttgtattagtaaataaattcgtctatgcattttattcattctttactacgtacagaattactttacgagccttgcgtgtagcaaagtcatacagtatatcataataattttgtttcctacatagatcccgctcaatagcaagaattaccaaatgtttcaatctatctttgagaattgttgacctcaagtaattcttcattagtttgaggcgcgagaagcttctttcccctgattacacaattacggctaatgcataatgccgtttttattaatagcgcgtaggatttgcgttttccatattgaatgacaccccaaaatgacaatttttttctatatatttccgtatattttaaggactttttcgtatatttgcAATTTCGGAAGATTTTCAGGTGCTCCtagtaaatcgacaggagggctcgggaaatctgttttaagttataaaatggtttaatttaataatttatacaccttgaattggcgcgggttccatgaaagtgcggatccttaggtcacataggttgcattggcctaagaccggccctgcaaaatagcggcgtatgctacaccGCCGATCGACTAGTTATACAATAAAACACtaagaataataaaaataaaaagggcaAAGGCAGGTTGCAGGGCAGGACCTTCTCTTAAACAGACTTCACATCATCAATCTTAGTCTCCAATCAGAGCCCAGCTCACAACTGTGTCTCTAAGCAATTGTCTGCATTCGGCAAAGGCCACACCCCGGCAAACCGTCTCGACTATTGGGCCAAACAAGGTGAGGATTAGCCAGAGCTAGTATCTGGTCTTTGTCCACCGCCAGCATTTGAAGACTATTTACGGCTGCATTGTACTCAAGTGACCGAATTGGACTACCAGGGCCATCAGGTGTCCCCTAGCAAActatatgaaatgttttgaaacacTATGGGGCTtgcaaatgtttgtttgtaaaatgtttcacatgtttcggatgttccttcagagtttagatagtttacttcctagtccaaacctcccgctggacgacgggggatgggagcgggcaggatttcaaaccagggaccatcgataaatcctaacgagcaaacgacagtccagcgtgcaaaccgcacgaccaggcagccatccaagcaTAGCACACTGACAGAGTAAGGCTGATGCATCGCAAATATCCCTCACTTTAATAGAGTTTCATCGCGCAAGACACATTCTCATCCCCCATGTTGATCAATCAAAATGCCCTGCGGCGATAGGCAGGTTGTGAAGTTTCAGGTTGTGAAGTGGCAGGTGGTGAAGTGGCAGGTTGTGAAGTGGCAGGTTGTGAAGTTTCAGGTTGTGAAGTGGCAGGTGGTGAAGTGGCAGGTTGTGAAGTGGCAGGTTGTGAAGTTTCAGGTTGTGAAGTGGCAGGTTGTGAAGTTTCAGGTTGTGAAGTGGCAGGTTGTGAAGTGGCAGGTGGTGAAGTGGCAGGTTGTGAAGTGGCAGGTGGTGAAGTGGCAGGTGGTGAAGTGGCAGGTGGTGAAGTGGCAGGTGGTGAAGTGGCAGGTGGTGAAGTGGCAGGTGCGGACACACTGGCGGAGATCCCTAAAGCTGGAAAAACTGGAATGTCCGCCCCTACTTGGCTGAAACAAACCGTCCTGAACGTCGTACTGCTCTGGTGGCAAGAGAACAAGCCAGACTTAGCCAGATACAATGCAT includes the following:
- the LOC129923755 gene encoding salivary glue protein Sgs-3-like: MPLKSSTTFRTVCFSQVGADIPVFPALGISASVSAPATSPPATSPPATSPPATSPPATSPPATSQPATSPPATSQPATSQPETSQPATSQPETSQPATSQPATSPPATSQPETSQPATSQPATSPPATSQPETSQPAYRRRAF